A window from Chryseobacterium vaccae encodes these proteins:
- a CDS encoding helix-turn-helix domain-containing protein: MSEDLNYINYSCYFTVFREGEQFVSYNALSMVISGEMELNDGENRKVFRSGDVYLVRKNQLLKFLKKPGEGAGFKSLSIRFDDGMLKQMSTEERFAVPEKVKTPVFIELSHVPHLKYFMESLLHYQDLLENKSPELAFLKQKEALLLLFGYDPSLKNILYDISEPYKINLEEFMLKNYHFNVKLDRFAYLTGRSLAAFKRDFEKIFGTAPGKWLLQRRLQEARYLLEKGKKISDIYLDLGFEDLSHFSFAFKKQFGLPPSKLSL; encoded by the coding sequence ATGTCTGAAGACTTAAATTATATCAATTATTCCTGCTACTTTACTGTTTTTCGTGAAGGCGAGCAGTTTGTTTCTTACAATGCCTTGTCTATGGTAATTTCAGGAGAGATGGAACTTAATGACGGGGAGAATAGGAAGGTATTTCGGAGCGGAGATGTATATCTTGTCAGGAAAAATCAGTTATTAAAGTTTTTGAAAAAACCAGGTGAGGGAGCAGGGTTTAAATCTTTATCCATCAGGTTTGATGACGGAATGCTGAAGCAGATGAGCACAGAGGAACGTTTTGCAGTTCCGGAAAAAGTTAAAACTCCTGTTTTTATAGAGCTGTCACATGTTCCGCATCTGAAATATTTTATGGAATCTCTGTTGCACTATCAGGATCTTTTAGAAAATAAATCTCCGGAACTGGCTTTCTTAAAACAGAAAGAAGCATTGCTGCTATTATTTGGATATGATCCGTCATTAAAGAATATTCTCTATGATATTTCCGAACCTTACAAGATCAATCTTGAAGAGTTTATGCTGAAGAATTACCATTTTAATGTAAAACTTGACCGCTTCGCCTACCTTACCGGAAGAAGCCTGGCTGCTTTTAAAAGAGATTTTGAAAAGATATTCGGAACAGCACCCGGAAAATGGCTGCTTCAAAGAAGGTTACAGGAAGCCCGTTATCTTCTGGAAAAAGGGAAAAAGATTTCGGATATCTATCTGGATCTCGGATTTGAAGATCTTTCCCATTTTTCATTTGCATTTAAAAAGCAATTTGGATTGCCACCTAGTAAATTGTCCTTATAG